From Macaca fascicularis isolate 582-1 chromosome 14, T2T-MFA8v1.1, a single genomic window includes:
- the TNNI2 gene encoding troponin I, fast skeletal muscle isoform X1, giving the protein MPGTFWEHFLLLLLTLGNSKTLSLKEAPSSGPQDGRKRNRAITARRQHLKSVMLQIAATELEKEESRREAEKQNYLSEHCPPLHIPGSMSEVQELCKQLHAKIDAAEEEKYDMEVKVQKSSKELEDMNQKLFDLRGKFKRPPLRRVRMSADAMLKALLGSKHKVCMDLRANLKQVKKEDTEKERDLRDVGDWRKNIEEKSGMEGRKKMFESES; this is encoded by the exons ATGCCTGGGACATTTTGGGAACACTTTCTCCTCTTACTTCTCACCCTGGGGAATTCCAAGACATTGTCCTTGAAGGAG GCTCCAAGCTCAGGACCTCAGGATGGGAGA AAGCGGAACAGGGCCATCACGGCCCGCAGGCAGCACCTGAAG AGCGTGATGCTGCAGATAGCGGCCACAGagctggagaaggaggagagcCGCCGCGAGGCCGAGAAGCAGAACTACCTGTCAGAGCATTGCCCGCCACTGCACATCCCGGGCTCCATGTCAGAAGTACAG GAGCTCTGCAAACAGCTGCACGCCAAGATCGACGCGGCTGAAGAGGAGAAGTATGACATGGAGGTGAAGGTGCAGAAGAGCAGcaaggag CTGGAGGACATGAACCAGAAGCTGTTTGATCTGCGGGGCAAGTTCAAGCGGCCCCCGCTGCGGAGGGTGCGCATGTCGGCTGACGCCATGCTCAAGGCCCTGCTGGGCTCCAAGCACAAGGTGTGCATGGACCTGAGGGCCAACCTGAAGCAGGTCAAGAAGGAGGACACAGAGAAG GAGCGGGACCTGCGAGACGTGGGTGACTGGAGGAAGAACATCGAGGAGAAGTCTGGCATGGAGGGCCGGAAGAAGATGTTTGAGTCTGAGTCCTAG
- the TNNI2 gene encoding troponin I, fast skeletal muscle isoform X2 — MGDEEKRNRAITARRQHLKSVMLQIAATELEKEESRREAEKQNYLSEHCPPLHIPGSMSEVQELCKQLHAKIDAAEEEKYDMEVKVQKSSKELEDMNQKLFDLRGKFKRPPLRRVRMSADAMLKALLGSKHKVCMDLRANLKQVKKEDTEKERDLRDVGDWRKNIEEKSGMEGRKKMFESES; from the exons ATGGGAGA TGAGGAG AAGCGGAACAGGGCCATCACGGCCCGCAGGCAGCACCTGAAG AGCGTGATGCTGCAGATAGCGGCCACAGagctggagaaggaggagagcCGCCGCGAGGCCGAGAAGCAGAACTACCTGTCAGAGCATTGCCCGCCACTGCACATCCCGGGCTCCATGTCAGAAGTACAG GAGCTCTGCAAACAGCTGCACGCCAAGATCGACGCGGCTGAAGAGGAGAAGTATGACATGGAGGTGAAGGTGCAGAAGAGCAGcaaggag CTGGAGGACATGAACCAGAAGCTGTTTGATCTGCGGGGCAAGTTCAAGCGGCCCCCGCTGCGGAGGGTGCGCATGTCGGCTGACGCCATGCTCAAGGCCCTGCTGGGCTCCAAGCACAAGGTGTGCATGGACCTGAGGGCCAACCTGAAGCAGGTCAAGAAGGAGGACACAGAGAAG GAGCGGGACCTGCGAGACGTGGGTGACTGGAGGAAGAACATCGAGGAGAAGTCTGGCATGGAGGGCCGGAAGAAGATGTTTGAGTCTGAGTCCTAG
- the TNNI2 gene encoding troponin I, fast skeletal muscle isoform X3: MLQIAATELEKEESRREAEKQNYLSEHCPPLHIPGSMSEVQELCKQLHAKIDAAEEEKYDMEVKVQKSSKELEDMNQKLFDLRGKFKRPPLRRVRMSADAMLKALLGSKHKVCMDLRANLKQVKKEDTEKERDLRDVGDWRKNIEEKSGMEGRKKMFESES; the protein is encoded by the exons ATGCTGCAGATAGCGGCCACAGagctggagaaggaggagagcCGCCGCGAGGCCGAGAAGCAGAACTACCTGTCAGAGCATTGCCCGCCACTGCACATCCCGGGCTCCATGTCAGAAGTACAG GAGCTCTGCAAACAGCTGCACGCCAAGATCGACGCGGCTGAAGAGGAGAAGTATGACATGGAGGTGAAGGTGCAGAAGAGCAGcaaggag CTGGAGGACATGAACCAGAAGCTGTTTGATCTGCGGGGCAAGTTCAAGCGGCCCCCGCTGCGGAGGGTGCGCATGTCGGCTGACGCCATGCTCAAGGCCCTGCTGGGCTCCAAGCACAAGGTGTGCATGGACCTGAGGGCCAACCTGAAGCAGGTCAAGAAGGAGGACACAGAGAAG GAGCGGGACCTGCGAGACGTGGGTGACTGGAGGAAGAACATCGAGGAGAAGTCTGGCATGGAGGGCCGGAAGAAGATGTTTGAGTCTGAGTCCTAG